The following proteins come from a genomic window of Corynebacterium sp. P4-C1:
- the pyk gene encoding pyruvate kinase: MDRRTKIVCTLGPAVASKDAILGLVRDGMDVARLNFSHGDYPDHEQNYKWVREATDETGHAVGILADLQGPKIRLGRFEGDGKTYWETGETVRITVDDVEGTHDRVSTTYKNLAQDAKPGDRLLVDDGKVALVCKDVDGSDVVCEVTEGGPVSNNKGVSLPGMDISVPALSEKDKADLRFALKLGVDFIALSFVRSPSDVDLVHEIMDEKGRRVPVIAKLEKPEAVDALESIVLAFDAVMVARGDLGVEIALEQVPLVQKRVIQIARENAKPVIVATQMLDSMIDNSRPTRAEASDVANAVLDGTDAVMLSGETSVGVDPHNVVRTMDRIVRVAESMGSVPPLNHIPRTKRGVISYSARDIAERLNSRALVAFTSSGETARRLARLHSHLPLLVFTPNQEVRSQLALTWGAETFLCQHVDNTDQMMQVVDEALLHLDKYKEGDMMVVVAGTPPGVAGTTNMIHVHQLGEDTRAPR; the protein is encoded by the coding sequence GTGGATAGACGCACCAAGATTGTTTGCACTCTCGGACCTGCAGTAGCCAGCAAGGACGCAATCCTTGGACTCGTGCGTGACGGCATGGATGTCGCTCGCCTGAACTTCTCGCACGGTGATTACCCGGATCACGAACAGAATTACAAGTGGGTGCGCGAAGCGACGGATGAGACGGGGCACGCGGTCGGCATTCTCGCCGACCTGCAGGGCCCGAAGATCCGCCTCGGCCGCTTCGAGGGCGACGGCAAGACGTATTGGGAGACGGGTGAGACCGTCCGCATCACCGTCGACGACGTGGAGGGAACGCACGACCGCGTGTCCACCACGTACAAGAATCTCGCCCAGGACGCGAAGCCGGGCGACCGACTGCTTGTCGACGACGGGAAGGTCGCCCTCGTTTGCAAGGACGTGGACGGCAGCGATGTCGTCTGCGAGGTCACCGAGGGCGGCCCTGTGTCCAACAACAAAGGTGTCTCCTTGCCGGGCATGGATATCTCCGTGCCGGCGCTGTCCGAGAAGGACAAGGCGGACCTGCGCTTCGCGCTGAAGCTGGGCGTGGACTTCATCGCCTTGTCGTTCGTGCGTTCCCCATCCGATGTCGATCTCGTGCACGAGATCATGGATGAAAAAGGCCGCCGCGTCCCGGTGATCGCGAAGCTGGAGAAGCCGGAGGCAGTCGATGCTCTCGAATCCATCGTGCTGGCTTTCGACGCAGTGATGGTCGCCCGCGGCGACTTGGGCGTGGAGATCGCTCTCGAGCAGGTCCCGCTGGTGCAAAAGCGCGTGATCCAGATCGCGCGCGAGAACGCCAAGCCGGTGATCGTGGCGACGCAGATGCTCGATTCCATGATCGACAACTCGCGCCCGACCCGCGCGGAGGCCTCCGATGTGGCGAACGCGGTGCTCGACGGCACTGACGCGGTCATGCTCTCCGGTGAGACGTCGGTGGGCGTGGACCCGCACAATGTCGTGCGCACCATGGACCGCATCGTGCGTGTTGCGGAGTCGATGGGCTCTGTCCCGCCGCTGAACCACATTCCGCGCACGAAGCGTGGCGTGATCTCGTACTCCGCACGCGATATCGCTGAGCGCCTCAACTCCCGCGCGCTGGTGGCGTTCACCAGCTCCGGCGAGACCGCGCGCCGTCTGGCACGCCTGCACTCGCACCTGCCGCTGCTCGTCTTCACGCCGAACCAGGAGGTGCGTTCCCAGCTCGCGTTGACGTGGGGCGCGGAGACTTTCCTGTGCCAGCACGTGGACAACACCGACCAGATGATGCAGGTCGTGGACGAGGCGCTGCTGCACCTGGACAAGTACAAGGAAGGCGACATGATGGTCGTGGTCGCCGGCACCCCGCCGGGGGTCGCGGGCACGACGAACATGATTCACGTGCACCAGTTGGGCGAGGACACGCGCGCCCCGCGCTAA
- a CDS encoding excinuclease ABC subunit UvrA, whose protein sequence is MPETTEASDGIKVRDAHLHNLRDVDVDIPRGTLVAVTGVSGSGKSSLAFGTIHGEGQRRYLESVAPFARRLIGSAVDPQVGDIEGLPPTVALQQSTSGGGARSTVGTVSALSNSIRLLYSRSGDNPKGLYSDSFSPNTPEGMCPECQGTGVVHEPTEQSMIPDPTLSIEDGAIQAWPGAWAGKNFHDILQTLGYDLDSPWQDLPKKDRDWILFTDERPVVTVKPLRGADQIQRNYEGTWRSVASYLTNTLAETQSDTLRKRVLSYMESRTCETCGGRRLNPEALKVTYAGMPIDELGALPLEHVHAVLAEQTPAENSAEDLLLKQILPALQSALDLGLAHLSLDRPAPTLSAGELQRIRLSAQLRSGLFGVAYVLDEPSAGLHPAERGAVLDICRRFINAGNSVLLVEHDMDLVAQTDWLVDVGPRAGERGGEVVYSGPTKDYAADTPTARALNNRTLSLNDDPRDAAGTLSLKGVRSRSIDGLDVDFGLGQFTAVAGVSGSGKSTLVSTVLAGALRETASAVAENDEDREQETGEWSVDERAGFDAVSRVVQITQKPIGRTPRSTLATYTGLFDGVRKLFASTPESKKRKWTVSRFSYNVKQGQCPTCGGAGKIEVELVFLPGSYTTCPDCGGARYNDETLEVTWEGRTIADVLQLTVDEAAEVFADEPKIRRAVATLQAVGLGYLKLGQGAPELSGGEAQRIKLATELQRSRNSRRGHTVYLLDEPTTGLHPADTELLVNELNGLVDAGQTVIVVEHGLSVIAQADRVIEMGPGAGADGGRIIADGTPAEVAERETATGRVLIAGAR, encoded by the coding sequence ATGCCTGAAACAACGGAAGCTTCCGACGGAATCAAAGTCAGGGATGCCCACCTGCACAACCTGAGGGATGTCGATGTCGACATTCCCCGCGGCACGCTCGTCGCAGTGACGGGGGTGTCCGGCTCCGGAAAATCTTCCCTCGCCTTCGGCACCATCCACGGCGAGGGGCAACGGCGCTACCTTGAATCGGTGGCGCCGTTCGCGCGCCGGTTGATCGGTTCCGCGGTCGATCCACAGGTCGGCGACATCGAGGGACTCCCGCCGACAGTGGCGTTGCAGCAGTCCACCTCCGGCGGCGGGGCGCGCTCCACAGTGGGCACCGTCTCGGCGCTGTCCAACAGCATCCGCCTGCTGTACTCCCGCTCCGGGGACAACCCGAAGGGGTTGTACTCCGACTCCTTCTCGCCCAACACGCCGGAGGGGATGTGCCCGGAATGCCAGGGCACCGGTGTGGTCCATGAACCGACGGAACAATCCATGATCCCGGACCCGACGCTGTCCATCGAGGACGGAGCGATCCAGGCCTGGCCTGGGGCGTGGGCAGGGAAGAATTTCCACGACATCCTGCAAACACTCGGTTACGACCTCGACTCGCCGTGGCAGGACCTGCCGAAGAAGGACCGCGACTGGATCCTGTTCACCGATGAACGCCCCGTGGTCACCGTCAAGCCCCTGCGGGGAGCGGACCAGATCCAGCGCAACTACGAGGGCACGTGGCGCTCCGTGGCGAGTTACCTGACGAACACGCTGGCCGAGACCCAGTCGGACACGCTGCGCAAGCGCGTCCTGTCCTACATGGAATCGCGCACGTGCGAGACGTGCGGTGGCCGCCGCCTCAACCCGGAGGCACTCAAGGTCACCTATGCGGGAATGCCCATCGACGAGCTCGGCGCCCTGCCCCTCGAGCACGTCCACGCCGTGCTGGCCGAGCAGACACCGGCGGAGAACTCAGCGGAGGACTTGCTGCTCAAGCAGATCCTTCCGGCCCTGCAATCCGCGCTGGACCTCGGCTTGGCGCACTTGAGCTTGGACCGGCCCGCACCCACCTTGTCGGCGGGGGAGCTGCAGCGCATCCGTCTGTCGGCACAGCTGCGCTCGGGGCTATTCGGTGTGGCGTATGTGCTCGACGAACCCTCGGCAGGCCTGCACCCGGCGGAGAGGGGAGCGGTGCTGGATATTTGCCGCCGATTCATCAATGCGGGGAACTCGGTGCTTCTTGTCGAGCACGACATGGACCTCGTGGCACAGACAGACTGGCTCGTTGATGTCGGTCCCCGCGCGGGCGAGCGAGGCGGCGAGGTGGTTTACTCCGGGCCCACAAAAGACTACGCGGCGGACACACCGACTGCGCGTGCGCTGAACAACCGCACGCTTTCGCTCAACGACGACCCGCGCGATGCCGCGGGAACCCTGTCGCTCAAGGGGGTCCGTTCCCGGTCCATTGATGGCCTCGATGTCGACTTCGGTCTCGGCCAATTCACGGCAGTGGCCGGTGTATCCGGTTCAGGTAAGTCCACGCTGGTGAGCACCGTTCTTGCAGGAGCCTTGCGTGAAACAGCCTCAGCCGTCGCCGAGAACGACGAGGACAGGGAGCAGGAGACGGGGGAGTGGAGCGTCGATGAGCGCGCTGGGTTCGACGCTGTGAGCCGCGTCGTGCAGATCACCCAGAAGCCGATCGGCCGCACGCCGCGCTCGACGCTCGCGACCTACACGGGGCTTTTCGACGGCGTCCGCAAGCTCTTCGCGTCCACCCCTGAGTCGAAGAAGCGGAAGTGGACGGTTTCGCGCTTTTCCTACAACGTCAAGCAGGGGCAGTGCCCCACCTGCGGAGGTGCGGGCAAGATCGAGGTTGAGCTCGTCTTCCTCCCTGGTTCGTACACCACGTGCCCGGACTGCGGAGGCGCCCGCTATAACGACGAGACGCTCGAGGTCACGTGGGAAGGCCGCACGATTGCCGATGTCCTCCAGTTGACCGTCGATGAAGCAGCGGAAGTATTCGCCGACGAGCCGAAGATTCGCCGCGCGGTGGCGACCCTGCAGGCAGTCGGGTTGGGGTATCTGAAGCTGGGGCAGGGCGCACCGGAACTCTCAGGCGGCGAAGCACAACGCATCAAGCTCGCCACCGAACTCCAGCGCTCCCGCAATTCGCGCCGGGGCCACACGGTCTACCTGCTCGACGAGCCGACGACCGGCTTGCATCCCGCCGATACCGAGTTGCTGGTGAACGAACTGAACGGGCTCGTTGACGCGGGCCAGACCGTGATCGTGGTCGAGCACGGCCTATCGGTCATCGCCCAGGCAGACCGCGTGATTGAGATGGGGCCGGGGGCAGGTGCCGACGGCGGACGGATCATCGCCGATGGGACCCCTGCTGAAGTGGCCGAACGAGAAACCGCGACGGGGCGCGTGCTCATCGCTGGCGCAAGGTAG
- a CDS encoding glycogen/starch/alpha-glucan phosphorylase, which yields MNLPAHPPAFIDTVGGHVRSVSGSTPDASSRKKFWTGLSLATMEQFADKWDATRNAYAKTRQQAYFSAEFLMGRALLNNLTNLGLVEDAVKAAEANGHDLLNVLEAEHDAALGNGGLGRLAACFLDSAVTQDYPVTGYGLLYRYGLFRQEIADGFQKEHPDAWRESFYPFAVRRGTQQRIVKFDDMHVRAIPHDMPITGYGTDNVGTLRLWDASPMAEFDYDAFNSQRFSDAILEREAVHDLTRVLYPNDTTYEGKVLRVRQQYFFVSASLQEMIDNYIAHHGEDLRGFAEYNSVQLNDTHPVLGIPELMRLLLDDHGMTWEDAWDVTTKTFAYTNHTVLEEALETWEESIFKKLFWRIWEIVEEIDRRYRLDMESRGIAPETAHHYSPVHDGKVHMAWIACYASYSINGVAAIHTDILKRDTLSFWHDLHPEKFNNKTNGVTPRRWLRMCNPRLSGLLDRLVGSDEWVTDMDKLKELRRYAEDDAVMEELREIKAANKKDFADWVRVHEHVEIDPESVYDTQIKRLHEYKRQLLNALYILDLYFRIKDGETDIPKRTFIFGAKAAPGYDRAKAIIKLINAIGDLVNNDDEASKYLRVVFIENYNVSPAEHIIPATDVSEQISTAGKEASGTSNMKFMMNGALTLGTMDGANVEIVDSVGEDNAYIFGAREEELPELKKNYDPNEIYKNNPSIKRALDALIDGTLDDNHTGIFSDLRNSLLVDGGWNTPDPYYVLGDFESYRETRDRMAAEYYADPLHWARMCWINICESGRFSSDRTIRDYADEVWKIKPTPIAEI from the coding sequence ATGAATTTGCCAGCGCATCCCCCTGCTTTCATCGACACTGTCGGCGGCCACGTCCGTTCGGTTTCCGGCTCCACCCCCGACGCGTCCAGCCGGAAGAAGTTCTGGACCGGTCTGTCCCTGGCCACAATGGAGCAGTTCGCGGACAAGTGGGATGCCACCCGCAACGCCTACGCTAAAACCCGCCAGCAGGCGTACTTCTCCGCGGAATTCCTCATGGGCCGCGCCCTGCTGAACAACCTGACCAACCTGGGCCTTGTTGAGGACGCGGTCAAAGCCGCCGAGGCCAACGGCCACGATCTCCTCAACGTTCTCGAAGCCGAGCACGACGCGGCGCTGGGCAACGGCGGTCTGGGCCGTCTCGCCGCGTGCTTCCTCGACTCCGCCGTCACGCAGGATTACCCGGTCACCGGTTACGGCCTGCTCTACCGCTACGGCCTGTTCCGCCAGGAGATTGCCGACGGTTTCCAGAAGGAGCACCCGGACGCGTGGCGCGAGAGCTTCTACCCGTTCGCGGTCCGCCGCGGCACTCAGCAGCGCATCGTGAAATTTGACGACATGCACGTCCGCGCGATCCCCCACGACATGCCGATCACCGGCTACGGCACGGACAACGTGGGCACACTGCGTCTGTGGGACGCCTCCCCGATGGCCGAATTCGATTACGACGCATTCAACTCCCAGCGTTTCTCCGACGCGATCCTGGAGCGTGAGGCTGTCCACGACCTCACCCGCGTGCTGTACCCGAACGACACCACGTACGAGGGCAAGGTTCTGCGCGTGCGCCAGCAGTACTTCTTCGTCTCCGCTTCCCTGCAGGAGATGATCGACAACTACATCGCGCACCATGGCGAGGACCTGCGCGGCTTCGCCGAGTACAACTCCGTGCAGCTCAACGACACCCACCCGGTGCTCGGCATTCCGGAGCTCATGCGCCTGCTTCTCGACGACCACGGTATGACGTGGGAAGACGCTTGGGACGTGACTACCAAGACGTTCGCGTACACCAACCACACGGTGCTAGAAGAGGCGCTGGAGACCTGGGAAGAGTCCATCTTCAAGAAGCTGTTCTGGCGTATCTGGGAGATCGTGGAGGAGATTGACCGCCGCTACCGACTGGACATGGAGTCCCGCGGCATCGCCCCGGAGACGGCGCACCACTACTCCCCGGTGCACGACGGCAAGGTGCACATGGCCTGGATCGCCTGCTACGCCTCCTACTCCATCAACGGTGTCGCGGCGATCCACACCGACATCCTGAAGCGGGACACGTTGAGCTTCTGGCACGACTTGCACCCGGAGAAGTTCAACAACAAGACCAACGGCGTCACCCCGCGCCGCTGGCTGCGCATGTGCAACCCGCGCCTGTCCGGCCTGCTCGACCGGCTCGTCGGCTCCGACGAATGGGTCACCGACATGGACAAGCTCAAGGAGCTGCGCCGCTACGCCGAGGACGACGCGGTGATGGAGGAGCTGCGGGAGATCAAGGCGGCGAACAAGAAGGATTTCGCCGACTGGGTGCGCGTGCACGAGCATGTGGAGATCGACCCGGAGTCGGTCTACGACACGCAGATCAAGCGCCTCCACGAGTACAAGCGCCAGCTGCTCAACGCGCTCTACATCCTCGATTTGTACTTCCGCATCAAGGACGGCGAGACCGACATCCCCAAGCGCACTTTCATCTTCGGCGCCAAGGCGGCTCCGGGCTACGACCGCGCCAAGGCGATCATCAAGCTGATCAACGCCATCGGCGACCTGGTCAACAACGACGACGAGGCATCGAAGTACCTGCGGGTGGTCTTTATCGAGAACTACAACGTCTCTCCCGCCGAGCACATCATTCCGGCCACGGATGTCTCCGAGCAGATTTCCACGGCGGGCAAAGAGGCCTCCGGCACCTCCAACATGAAGTTCATGATGAACGGCGCGCTCACCCTCGGCACGATGGACGGCGCGAATGTGGAGATCGTTGATTCCGTCGGCGAGGACAACGCCTACATCTTCGGCGCCCGCGAGGAGGAGCTGCCGGAGCTGAAGAAGAACTACGACCCGAACGAGATCTACAAGAACAATCCGTCCATCAAGCGCGCGCTCGATGCGCTTATCGACGGCACTCTCGACGACAACCACACGGGCATCTTCTCCGACCTGCGTAATTCTCTGCTCGTCGACGGCGGCTGGAACACGCCGGACCCCTACTACGTCTTGGGCGATTTCGAGTCCTACAGGGAGACCCGCGACCGTATGGCCGCCGAGTACTACGCCGACCCGCTGCACTGGGCGCGCATGTGCTGGATCAACATCTGCGAGTCCGGCCGCTTCTCCTCCGACCGCACGATCCGCGATTACGCGGACGAGGTCTGGAAGATCAAGCCGACCCCGATCGCCGAGATTTAG
- a CDS encoding amidohydrolase: MSAIKEILRNYTVDPAWQRELYEYLHAHPELSMQEENTHNRILKELERFDCRVIAPIGGYGIVAVFHNGEPTHGSAGPTVLFRADFDGLPVTETTGAPYASRDTAKRADGTEVGLMHACGHDMHVTALLGLCDIMDNNREHWSGTFVALFQPGEEIGRGATEMITDRLTDRVPRPDICLGQHVMPGRAGQVQTKPGPQFAACDSIRIRIPGRGAHGSMPHAAVDPTYTAAHIILRLQGIVGREVAPKDFAVVSVGQINAGTTNNIIPDHAELVLNCRFYSDTVKHKVYEAIQRVVIAECEASGIKDEPHFEFFAHGELLDNDRGAFMTVRETFDEVFGPDSVDSQPSTVSEDFSNIPLAFGVPYIFWLIGSTPRTVWDKAVAEDRVITDVPVNHMPTFLPEYEPTVYAATNAAAAAVLTYLANPLERQP, from the coding sequence CTGAGCGCGATCAAGGAGATTCTGCGGAACTACACAGTTGATCCCGCATGGCAGCGCGAGCTGTACGAGTACCTGCACGCGCACCCGGAGCTGTCCATGCAGGAAGAGAACACCCACAACCGCATCCTCAAGGAGCTCGAGCGCTTCGACTGCCGGGTCATCGCACCGATCGGCGGGTACGGCATCGTCGCCGTGTTCCACAACGGCGAGCCGACGCACGGCTCCGCGGGACCGACGGTGCTCTTCCGTGCGGATTTCGACGGCCTCCCGGTAACAGAGACCACCGGCGCGCCGTACGCGTCGCGCGACACCGCCAAGCGCGCCGACGGCACCGAGGTCGGCCTCATGCACGCCTGCGGCCACGACATGCACGTGACTGCCCTGCTGGGCCTGTGCGACATCATGGACAACAACAGGGAACACTGGTCCGGCACGTTCGTCGCCCTCTTCCAGCCCGGTGAGGAAATCGGCCGCGGCGCCACCGAGATGATCACCGACCGGTTGACCGACCGCGTCCCCCGGCCGGATATCTGCCTGGGCCAGCACGTGATGCCGGGCCGCGCGGGCCAGGTGCAGACGAAGCCCGGCCCCCAGTTCGCCGCGTGCGATTCCATCCGCATCCGCATCCCCGGCCGCGGCGCCCACGGCTCGATGCCGCACGCCGCGGTGGACCCTACGTATACCGCCGCCCACATCATCCTGCGCCTGCAGGGCATTGTCGGCCGCGAGGTGGCACCGAAGGACTTCGCGGTGGTCTCCGTCGGCCAGATCAACGCCGGAACAACGAACAACATCATCCCGGACCACGCAGAGCTGGTGCTCAACTGCCGCTTCTACAGCGACACGGTCAAGCACAAGGTCTACGAAGCGATCCAGCGCGTCGTCATCGCCGAGTGCGAGGCCTCCGGCATCAAAGACGAGCCGCACTTCGAGTTTTTCGCCCACGGCGAGCTCCTGGACAACGACCGCGGGGCGTTCATGACCGTGCGCGAAACCTTCGACGAGGTGTTCGGCCCGGACTCGGTGGACTCGCAGCCGTCGACGGTCTCGGAGGATTTCTCCAATATCCCGCTCGCATTCGGTGTGCCGTACATTTTCTGGCTCATCGGTTCCACCCCGCGCACCGTGTGGGACAAGGCAGTCGCCGAGGACCGCGTGATCACCGATGTTCCGGTCAACCACATGCCCACCTTCCTGCCCGAGTACGAGCCCACGGTCTACGCCGCCACCAACGCCGCCGCCGCGGCGGTGCTGACCTACTTGGCGAACCCGCTCGAGCGCCAGCCTTAG
- a CDS encoding DUF4921 family protein has protein sequence MTHPTFPLSPPLSASRDPLQRMADGTLKQLNPFSGTQVWTVPGRGNRPLSVPKKEPEKLGEKDFTDKCNFCVDKQFRTPPEKSRMVRRDGGWEILRDLLPDQLGDTEAAFRRVPNLFEIVSYDYWAQNYGFSMDEARHNQMERYLADDEGRRHVLDIVRMRLTASGQDDNVSEEELLSHAPAYFGGGHDVIVARRHYVDGATESTQLASSGTLPLAEHNAFIVFTIDSLRDLYEHNRYAPYVSVFQNWLAPAGASFEHLHKQLVAIDERGVQTELEIAKLRQNPNMYNEWGVNYASYHNLVIAENDHAVMCAGVGHRYPTISVYSKSAVPEPWLQTDEEVRGMSDLLHAAHAGTGPEVPCNEEWHHKPVDLDVPMPWRINIKWRVSVLAGFEGGTKVNVNTISPYDLRDRMVSSLYRLRDEGKVAADIRIATECAPARNVLRYNPVLWR, from the coding sequence ATGACGCACCCGACGTTTCCTCTGTCGCCCCCTCTATCGGCCTCGCGCGATCCGCTGCAGCGGATGGCGGATGGGACCCTCAAGCAGCTCAACCCGTTCTCGGGCACGCAGGTGTGGACAGTGCCCGGCCGCGGCAACCGTCCCCTGTCTGTGCCGAAAAAGGAGCCGGAGAAGCTCGGGGAGAAAGACTTCACGGATAAGTGCAATTTCTGCGTCGATAAGCAATTTCGCACGCCACCGGAAAAATCCCGAATGGTGCGGCGCGACGGCGGCTGGGAAATTCTGCGGGACCTGCTCCCCGACCAACTCGGCGACACCGAGGCCGCATTCCGCCGCGTGCCCAACCTGTTTGAGATCGTCTCTTACGACTACTGGGCCCAGAATTACGGCTTCAGCATGGACGAGGCCCGCCACAACCAGATGGAGCGCTACCTCGCCGACGACGAAGGGCGCCGCCATGTCCTCGACATCGTGCGCATGCGGTTGACCGCTTCCGGCCAGGACGACAACGTTAGCGAAGAAGAGCTGCTCTCCCACGCTCCCGCGTATTTCGGCGGCGGGCACGACGTGATCGTCGCGCGGCGCCACTACGTGGACGGCGCGACGGAATCCACGCAGCTGGCGTCGTCGGGCACTCTGCCTCTCGCCGAGCACAACGCGTTCATCGTTTTCACCATCGACTCGCTGCGCGACCTCTACGAGCACAACCGCTATGCGCCGTACGTCTCCGTGTTCCAGAACTGGCTGGCGCCCGCGGGCGCCTCGTTCGAGCACCTCCACAAGCAGCTCGTGGCTATCGACGAACGCGGCGTCCAGACCGAGCTCGAAATCGCCAAACTGCGGCAGAACCCGAATATGTACAACGAGTGGGGCGTGAACTACGCCAGCTACCACAACCTCGTCATCGCGGAGAACGACCACGCGGTCATGTGCGCCGGTGTCGGCCACCGCTATCCCACGATCAGCGTGTACTCGAAGTCCGCGGTCCCTGAGCCCTGGCTGCAAACGGACGAAGAGGTCCGTGGCATGTCGGATCTCCTGCACGCCGCGCACGCCGGCACCGGCCCGGAGGTTCCGTGCAACGAGGAATGGCACCACAAACCGGTCGACTTGGATGTGCCCATGCCGTGGCGCATCAACATCAAGTGGCGCGTGTCCGTCCTCGCCGGCTTCGAAGGCGGCACGAAAGTGAACGTGAACACCATCTCCCCGTACGACCTCCGTGACCGCATGGTCAGCAGCTTGTACCGCCTCCGCGACGAGGGCAAGGTCGCGGCCGACATCCGTATCGCCACCGAGTGCGCGCCCGCCCGCAACGTGCTGCGGTACAACCCGGTTCTCTGGCGCTGA
- a CDS encoding glycerate kinase has protein sequence MFSSRPIPDPGIPEDESAGLPANFVADAQTLRVAVAPDSFKGSATAQQAAEWIAEGIQSIIRDCDIEHIPMADGGEGTSALFSGEVITLPTTDAAGRLTEASYVYSAAEETAYIDVSAATGLPAVKDNPVPLTGDTYGTGVLIADAQTRGARRIVLGLGGTATIDGGTGILVALGANPLNADGHPLRHGGGALSDLADFDTAKVNIPAASVEWILLADSEFPATGPHGAARVFGPQKGAGPEEAEKVDAALAHLCEVTGIDPEQPGYGAAGGLPIGITWLSELMHGNRDHVHVVSGARTVAAAQGLREKIAEANLVVTGEGKYDEQSAAGKVVSVVAELAEGTGATVAVLAGAFEADLPEGVLAVEIGEQTDDVREQLTRAGAQAAVDYLNTSTAQG, from the coding sequence ATGTTCAGTTCCCGCCCGATTCCCGATCCGGGCATCCCCGAAGATGAAAGCGCGGGATTACCAGCGAATTTCGTCGCCGACGCACAAACCCTGCGTGTCGCCGTGGCCCCCGATTCCTTCAAGGGATCCGCGACAGCGCAGCAAGCGGCGGAATGGATCGCCGAAGGCATCCAGTCCATTATCCGCGACTGTGACATTGAGCACATTCCTATGGCAGATGGGGGCGAAGGAACATCGGCACTCTTCAGTGGCGAGGTAATCACTCTGCCGACAACGGACGCCGCGGGGCGCCTCACCGAGGCCAGCTACGTCTACAGCGCGGCGGAAGAAACCGCCTATATCGACGTGTCCGCGGCAACAGGATTGCCCGCTGTCAAAGACAATCCGGTCCCGCTCACCGGCGACACCTACGGCACCGGCGTTCTCATCGCGGACGCGCAAACCCGCGGCGCCCGGCGCATCGTGCTCGGCTTGGGCGGCACCGCAACGATCGACGGCGGCACCGGCATCCTCGTCGCCCTTGGCGCCAACCCCCTCAACGCCGACGGCCATCCCCTGCGGCACGGCGGCGGAGCCCTGAGCGACCTGGCGGATTTCGACACCGCCAAGGTGAATATTCCTGCTGCCTCCGTCGAGTGGATTCTCCTGGCGGATTCCGAGTTCCCCGCCACCGGCCCGCACGGCGCGGCGCGGGTCTTCGGCCCGCAGAAAGGTGCGGGACCCGAAGAGGCGGAGAAGGTCGACGCCGCACTCGCCCACCTCTGCGAGGTCACCGGCATCGACCCGGAGCAGCCCGGCTACGGCGCCGCCGGTGGCCTACCCATCGGCATCACCTGGCTGTCCGAACTGATGCACGGCAACCGCGACCACGTCCACGTCGTCTCCGGCGCGCGCACCGTCGCCGCCGCGCAAGGACTGCGCGAGAAAATCGCCGAAGCCAATCTCGTAGTCACCGGCGAAGGAAAATATGACGAGCAGTCCGCCGCGGGCAAGGTCGTCTCAGTGGTCGCCGAACTCGCCGAGGGAACCGGCGCCACGGTCGCCGTGCTCGCCGGCGCATTCGAGGCCGACCTTCCGGAAGGCGTGCTGGCGGTCGAGATCGGCGAGCAGACCGACGATGTGCGCGAACAGCTCACCCGTGCGGGAGCCCAAGCCGCGGTCGACTACCTCAATACCTCGACGGCCCAGGGATAG